The following proteins are co-located in the Dyadobacter chenwenxiniae genome:
- a CDS encoding pesticin C-terminus-like muramidase produces MAKYTFTYHQEIGHQGQSLVPHFPGGKSGVTIGPGYDMGHRTPQEIYTDLTNAGIDPETAYALIDAAEKTGPEAAGWVAERGGIFITEQQQRSLFENVLVPEYEQRTIDQIANFVSAHPDLFPENTDWESLSGRQKQILFDYVYNTGSLSRFPELTTAVLNEDWDTVSLHYERFSDDQPLVYRNEMFYREFLDPEYVHEDEEAENFNVQPVAEDQRLDQQIDELYSEDEIAENTDDVQTKDSDEWYEHI; encoded by the coding sequence ATGGCAAAATATACCTTTACTTATCATCAGGAAATAGGCCACCAGGGACAGAGCTTAGTTCCCCATTTCCCAGGGGGGAAATCGGGTGTTACCATTGGACCAGGTTACGATATGGGGCACCGCACACCTCAGGAAATCTATACAGACCTTACCAATGCGGGTATCGATCCCGAGACTGCATATGCATTAATTGATGCGGCGGAAAAAACGGGCCCGGAAGCTGCGGGCTGGGTGGCGGAACGAGGCGGGATCTTTATTACAGAGCAACAGCAACGGAGCCTCTTTGAGAATGTGCTTGTTCCCGAATATGAGCAGCGCACGATCGATCAGATTGCAAATTTCGTCAGTGCGCATCCTGATTTATTTCCCGAAAATACGGATTGGGAAAGCTTGTCCGGAAGACAAAAGCAGATCCTGTTCGATTATGTGTATAATACAGGTTCGTTATCCAGGTTCCCCGAGCTGACCACGGCCGTATTAAATGAGGATTGGGACACGGTTTCGCTTCATTACGAACGCTTTTCCGATGATCAGCCCCTGGTTTACAGAAATGAAATGTTCTACCGCGAATTTCTTGATCCCGAGTATGTTCATGAAGATGAAGAGGCTGAAAATTTCAACGTGCAGCCGGTTGCAGAAGACCAACGTCTCGACCAGCAGATAGACGAATTGTACTCAGAAGACGAAATTGCCGAAAACACGGATGATGTCCAGACAAAGGATTCCGACGAATGGTATGAGCACATTTAA